One region of Pseudoalteromonas sp. R3 genomic DNA includes:
- a CDS encoding DUF3612 domain-containing protein produces MKKNSELMRKSHFLGTKIRNLRKRNHLTLEDLSTRCIRVDPHSAPSVSYLSMIERGKRTPSSEMLENLAEVFQKPVDWFLDNEPEVNEITPQKGRHGGISGMALEPNFLFDNEILQIAIPEMLSQTGISGRQFAHLLIRAHQEHHQNHFPDLERAAEEVGGKDLYLNVETLLSMLKAHGLVVHWFDEAPREVIDESGHMFQRVITSYFAPPNEVHINRMLQHNQPRLKYDLAVHLGHAVLHNREGLQCVLGSGGVSGGTNSDESAPNAQDILSAWHDFESSFFAGALLCPKVAYRQLLDSYGYETHIHQALGISPSVAMRRMTVASPYPHWHYFDAYLPGKLKAVYRGNGIPLPWGNMRSVADPCQHWAVFRKFQQQAMQASAQLSVLNVNNQPRLYCCESIKVNDVAENPHVLCAGIDLNPAIAAQGLDANEVVQELQALCIKQGGASVVPWHLKKQLQSVAKILNINWIERGIANDVRVICTRGKACPRQPGCYD; encoded by the coding sequence GTGAAAAAAAATTCAGAACTCATGAGAAAGTCACACTTTCTGGGCACCAAAATTCGCAATTTACGCAAGCGAAATCATTTAACACTCGAAGATCTGTCTACCCGATGTATCCGGGTTGACCCGCATTCAGCGCCTTCAGTGTCGTATTTATCAATGATTGAGCGGGGAAAGCGTACTCCAAGCAGTGAAATGCTAGAAAATCTTGCGGAGGTGTTTCAGAAGCCGGTTGACTGGTTTCTAGATAACGAGCCTGAAGTAAATGAGATTACACCGCAAAAAGGTCGCCATGGCGGGATCAGTGGTATGGCACTGGAACCAAATTTTCTTTTTGACAACGAGATCTTACAGATTGCCATTCCTGAAATGTTATCCCAAACGGGGATCAGTGGACGTCAATTCGCTCACCTGTTGATCCGTGCCCATCAGGAACACCATCAGAATCATTTTCCCGATTTAGAGCGTGCGGCCGAGGAGGTTGGCGGCAAAGACCTCTATTTAAACGTTGAAACCCTTTTATCTATGCTAAAAGCTCACGGCCTGGTTGTGCACTGGTTTGATGAAGCGCCTAGAGAAGTGATAGATGAGAGTGGTCATATGTTTCAACGTGTGATCACCTCATACTTTGCACCGCCAAATGAGGTACACATCAATCGTATGCTGCAGCACAATCAGCCCAGGCTAAAATATGATTTGGCAGTACACCTTGGTCACGCGGTTTTGCACAACAGAGAGGGGCTTCAATGCGTACTGGGCTCTGGTGGGGTTAGTGGCGGAACGAACTCAGATGAGTCTGCGCCCAATGCGCAGGACATTTTATCTGCCTGGCATGATTTTGAATCCAGCTTTTTTGCGGGGGCTTTACTGTGCCCCAAAGTCGCTTATCGACAGCTTCTGGACTCCTATGGATACGAAACACATATTCACCAGGCGTTAGGAATTTCGCCCTCAGTTGCTATGCGCAGAATGACGGTTGCATCGCCTTATCCCCACTGGCACTACTTTGATGCTTACTTACCAGGCAAGCTCAAGGCCGTCTATCGCGGCAATGGTATTCCCTTACCCTGGGGTAATATGCGCAGTGTTGCGGATCCGTGTCAACATTGGGCTGTGTTCAGGAAATTTCAGCAACAAGCAATGCAAGCCAGTGCGCAACTCTCGGTGCTTAATGTTAACAATCAGCCCAGGCTATATTGCTGTGAATCTATCAAAGTCAACGATGTGGCGGAGAATCCACATGTGCTATGTGCCGGTATTGATTTAAATCCGGCGATAGCAGCGCAGGGATTAGATGCCAATGAGGTAGTGCAGGAATTACAGGCACTGTGTATTAAACAAGGTGGTGCGAGTGTGGTGCCGTGGCATTTGAAAAAGCAGCTGCAAAGTGTCGCTAAGATTCTGAATATCAACTGGATAGAGCGGGGCATAGCCAATGACGTACGCGTGATTTGTACACGCGGCAAGGCCTGCCCCCGACAACCTGGGTGTTATGACTAG
- a CDS encoding GyrI-like domain-containing protein has product MEVKTFTSRQFVGISTRTNNHHEQTEADGKIAQLWQTFYHDYASLLEDNATLYGIYSHYESDQHGDYNITVASDTSGLLEQVDNDSALQIYSFSGGRYLSFAAQGEMPQTAIRLWELVWRYFEQSDCPYQRAFGQDIEIYHQSNEVEIAISIV; this is encoded by the coding sequence ATGGAAGTAAAAACATTCACGTCACGTCAGTTTGTGGGGATCAGTACCCGCACCAATAATCATCATGAGCAAACAGAAGCAGATGGTAAAATTGCCCAATTATGGCAGACGTTCTACCATGATTACGCTTCGCTGTTGGAAGACAACGCGACGCTCTACGGCATTTACTCACATTATGAGTCAGACCAACATGGTGACTACAATATCACAGTGGCCAGCGATACCTCTGGGCTTTTAGAGCAAGTCGATAATGACAGCGCACTGCAGATTTACAGTTTTTCTGGTGGTCGCTATTTAAGCTTCGCAGCACAAGGCGAAATGCCTCAAACAGCGATCCGACTTTGGGAGCTGGTCTGGCGTTACTTCGAACAAAGTGACTGTCCGTATCAACGTGCCTTTGGCCAGGACATAGAGATTTATCACCAGAGCAACGAAGTAGAAATCGCTATCTCTATTGTCTAG
- a CDS encoding DUF885 domain-containing protein, which yields MIRKTILKEQANEKTVISLSLAAIFTLAGCVQTQGQSDTQTTTSVTGQQQQDTAFKTFSNQFIEQYWQQYPELSVYRGYGKYDDVITIPDAANRAANLAFIDAQLARLQSFDAEQLSDNLKIDYYLIENELKSTRWGQEKFKRWQWDPSSYNVSYGFANILNSRFKSEEQKLRQVLNRLQYVPDYYRAAQANIHDPTQEYTQLGIQQNKGAFSVLTDDLLTRADALTSFSAKEKALFKQRLANAKTAINGYIDFLSELEQEMQKTGKARSFRIGEALYEEKFAFDIQSGYTAKQMYEKALADKARVTAEMVTLTKQLWPKYFPQTPRPKDDSQAIAALIKHLSERHVDKSQFVDEIKRQIPELERFVMEKDLLTLDPEKPLVVRQTPDYMRGFALASISAPGPYEKKENTYYNVEPLDGLTDEQAGSLLREYNHWILQILNIHEAVPGHYTQLVYSNTSPSLVKSIFGNGAMVEGWAVYTERMMLEEGYGNFEPEMWLMYYKWNLRVICNTILDYGIQVKGISKEQGLDLLMNGAFQEQAEAEGKWRRATLSQVQLTSYYSGFREIYDLREEQKTKLQDDFNLKAFHEQFLSYGSAPVKFIRQLMN from the coding sequence ATGATAAGGAAAACCATATTAAAGGAACAAGCGAATGAAAAAACGGTGATCAGCCTTTCTCTGGCTGCCATCTTTACCCTTGCTGGCTGTGTTCAAACTCAGGGCCAGTCAGATACACAGACAACTACTTCAGTAACGGGCCAACAGCAACAAGATACCGCCTTCAAAACCTTTTCAAATCAATTTATTGAGCAATATTGGCAACAATACCCCGAACTGTCAGTTTATCGAGGCTACGGCAAGTACGATGATGTGATCACCATTCCCGATGCCGCTAATCGTGCAGCAAACCTGGCTTTTATTGATGCGCAACTGGCCAGACTACAATCATTCGATGCAGAGCAACTCAGTGACAACCTGAAAATAGACTACTACCTGATTGAAAACGAATTAAAAAGTACCCGCTGGGGCCAAGAAAAGTTCAAGCGCTGGCAGTGGGATCCGAGCAGTTACAATGTGTCATACGGTTTTGCAAATATTCTGAACAGTCGCTTTAAATCGGAAGAACAAAAACTCCGCCAGGTTTTGAATCGACTACAGTACGTTCCTGACTATTATCGTGCCGCACAGGCCAACATTCATGATCCGACGCAAGAGTATACTCAGCTAGGGATCCAGCAGAACAAAGGCGCATTTAGCGTACTAACTGATGATTTATTAACCCGGGCAGATGCACTCACCTCTTTCAGTGCCAAGGAGAAGGCGTTGTTTAAACAACGTTTAGCCAACGCTAAAACCGCAATTAACGGCTACATAGATTTCCTGTCAGAACTTGAGCAGGAAATGCAGAAAACCGGCAAAGCACGCAGTTTCAGAATTGGTGAAGCGCTCTACGAAGAGAAGTTTGCTTTTGACATTCAGTCGGGCTATACCGCTAAACAGATGTATGAAAAGGCACTGGCCGACAAAGCACGGGTCACTGCGGAAATGGTCACTCTGACCAAACAGCTCTGGCCGAAATATTTCCCACAAACCCCGCGCCCTAAAGATGACAGCCAAGCTATTGCTGCACTCATAAAGCACCTTTCTGAGCGTCATGTAGATAAATCTCAGTTCGTAGATGAAATCAAACGCCAGATCCCGGAACTGGAACGCTTTGTCATGGAGAAGGACCTGCTAACCTTAGACCCTGAAAAGCCCCTGGTTGTCCGTCAGACGCCAGATTACATGCGGGGTTTTGCACTGGCATCCATTTCAGCACCGGGTCCTTACGAGAAAAAGGAAAACACGTATTATAACGTAGAACCACTGGACGGCCTGACTGATGAGCAAGCTGGCTCTTTGTTACGTGAATACAACCACTGGATATTACAGATCCTCAACATTCATGAAGCTGTACCAGGCCACTACACCCAGCTCGTTTATTCCAATACCTCTCCGTCTCTGGTCAAAAGTATCTTCGGTAACGGCGCTATGGTAGAAGGTTGGGCAGTGTACACAGAACGCATGATGCTTGAAGAAGGCTATGGTAATTTCGAGCCAGAAATGTGGCTGATGTACTATAAATGGAACCTTCGAGTGATCTGTAACACCATTTTGGATTACGGCATTCAGGTTAAAGGGATCAGCAAAGAACAGGGCTTAGATCTACTCATGAATGGGGCATTCCAGGAACAGGCAGAAGCAGAAGGGAAGTGGCGACGAGCAACCTTGAGTCAGGTACAGTTAACCAGTTATTACAGTGGATTTCGTGAAATTTATGATCTTCGTGAAGAGCAAAAGACAAAACTGCAGGATGACTTCAACCTCAAAGCATTCCATGAGCAATTCCTGAGCTATGGCAGCGCTCCGGTCAAATTCATACGTCAACTTATGAATTAA
- the soxR gene encoding redox-sensitive transcriptional activator SoxR, translating to MTTSNKPQRDEPRLSVGQVAKRADVAVSALHFYESKGLIRSWRNAGNQRRYKKDVLRRIAVIKAGQKMGITLAEIKETLMALPHSDTPNKQDWANMSRQWQVKLDEKIAYMQRVRDMVDGCIGCGCLSMSRCPMYNPNDVMAQAGTGAVLIDSPEQAKVVKSCYDKENHIKGTSE from the coding sequence ATGACAACAAGCAATAAACCACAAAGAGACGAACCAAGACTGAGTGTCGGACAGGTTGCAAAACGTGCCGACGTCGCAGTATCTGCACTTCATTTTTATGAAAGTAAGGGATTGATCCGCAGTTGGCGTAATGCCGGAAATCAAAGGCGATACAAAAAAGATGTCTTACGCCGCATTGCTGTTATTAAAGCAGGACAAAAAATGGGGATCACACTAGCTGAAATCAAAGAAACACTAATGGCACTGCCACACAGCGACACCCCAAACAAACAAGACTGGGCAAATATGTCCAGACAGTGGCAGGTAAAGCTGGATGAAAAAATCGCCTACATGCAGCGTGTCCGTGACATGGTGGATGGCTGTATTGGGTGTGGCTGTTTATCAATGAGCCGCTGTCCCATGTACAACCCGAACGATGTTATGGCTCAGGCGGGTACAGGTGCTGTGCTCATTGATAGTCCGGAACAGGCAAAGGTCGTGAAATCTTGTTATGATAAGGAAAACCATATTAAAGGAACAAGCGAATGA
- a CDS encoding flavodoxin family protein, with the protein MKSVILYSSSKKHGNTAHSVNKLAPMLRAECIYLDDYEINDYCYEHTNSDDDFRALFRSLLNYDHIVFASPVYWYAMTPRMKAFFDRITEFMDDEALQPELRKLRSKEFSILSNSIKEAAPECFIEVFQRTCEYLGMTCRSQIHYQYPFEGEK; encoded by the coding sequence ATGAAGTCAGTCATCTTATACTCAAGTTCAAAAAAACACGGGAATACTGCGCATTCGGTAAATAAGCTGGCCCCAATGCTACGGGCTGAATGTATCTACCTGGATGATTATGAAATTAATGACTATTGCTATGAACACACCAATAGTGATGATGATTTTCGCGCGTTGTTTCGAAGTTTACTTAACTATGATCATATAGTTTTTGCCTCACCTGTTTACTGGTATGCAATGACGCCCAGAATGAAGGCATTCTTTGACCGTATCACCGAGTTTATGGATGATGAAGCATTGCAGCCTGAGTTAAGAAAACTACGCAGTAAAGAGTTTTCAATACTTTCAAACTCGATTAAGGAGGCTGCGCCAGAGTGCTTTATTGAGGTCTTCCAAAGAACCTGTGAGTACCTTGGTATGACCTGTCGCAGTCAAATTCATTACCAGTATCCATTTGAGGGAGAAAAATAA
- a CDS encoding TonB-dependent siderophore receptor, which yields MKKKLLLSLLMASNGAIAQDVVKSNSSEDIEHIEVKRVWQPYRGNVPLIQTPQAVDTISADVLESESITRFMEALELSPSIVRQNNSGGMFDSFAIRGFSGDENNPSGYLVNGFNSRGYNGNRNTANIESIEVMKGPGSALYGQGEPGGTINIITKKPQFDEQGYVQATLGNYSKKLFEFDYTNALNKEAAYRLNGSYEDSDTHRDHVSIENLHLSPSVLWNISDDTSLSYEMEVLDQKKPLDRGVYILNNDFDGVNADAFYGDIRDGAHQVEALGHQLVLNHKLNDDWHLLTGFAYRDSSFKGLSSDTELSGGRQLVFTDENLLSRQRRARDYQALDVSARFELSGEVELGSLTHNILVGVDHYNFDIDTDYKVWRTAWGSGDTTYTIDPNNPDYTQAQPEPVQKTLTEENQKGLGLYAQNLIELTEKSKVLVGVRVDKFEQDILNLRSDEAQSQEQTEFTPRLGFIYSANDQVDLYTSYAEGFRPNPGLDSNRNAFEPEETKSFEIGAKWQNIAGRFSGSIALFDAQKTNMLTAEPDSGLSATLGEVESQGVDFQLTTELTDKTVLELAYAYTDAKTANDVINADWGVPIPKGSRLINIADHIGHVSLKHYTTLLGKASYLGATVNYVGDRLGETTDANFILPSYTLVNLSASIEFNDSVSMKFDINNLFDKVYFENSYHKLWTMPGSPMTYSAAVKYQF from the coding sequence GTGAAAAAGAAATTACTACTCTCACTTTTGATGGCATCGAATGGTGCTATTGCGCAAGATGTTGTTAAATCAAACTCAAGCGAAGACATAGAACATATTGAAGTTAAACGTGTATGGCAACCTTACCGTGGCAATGTGCCTTTAATTCAAACTCCGCAAGCTGTCGATACGATTAGCGCTGATGTGCTTGAAAGCGAAAGCATCACACGCTTTATGGAGGCACTAGAGCTCTCACCGAGTATAGTTAGGCAGAATAACTCAGGCGGTATGTTTGATAGTTTTGCTATCCGAGGTTTTTCGGGAGATGAAAATAACCCATCGGGTTACTTGGTGAATGGCTTTAACTCTCGGGGTTATAACGGCAATAGAAATACAGCTAACATCGAAAGTATTGAAGTGATGAAAGGACCTGGCTCTGCACTTTATGGGCAAGGTGAGCCGGGTGGTACTATTAATATCATCACCAAAAAACCGCAATTTGATGAACAAGGTTATGTTCAAGCAACATTGGGTAATTACAGTAAAAAACTGTTTGAATTTGATTACACCAACGCACTGAATAAAGAGGCTGCATATCGACTAAATGGTTCGTATGAAGACTCAGATACACATAGAGATCATGTTTCAATCGAAAACTTACATTTATCGCCATCGGTATTGTGGAACATTTCTGATGACACCAGCCTGAGCTACGAGATGGAAGTATTAGATCAGAAAAAGCCTTTAGACAGAGGTGTGTATATTCTGAACAATGACTTTGACGGTGTGAACGCTGACGCTTTTTACGGTGATATTCGTGATGGCGCGCACCAAGTTGAAGCGCTTGGTCATCAGCTAGTGTTAAACCACAAGTTAAACGACGATTGGCATTTACTGACAGGCTTCGCTTACCGAGATTCTTCGTTTAAAGGTTTGTCTTCTGATACCGAGTTATCAGGTGGTAGACAGCTTGTGTTTACCGATGAAAACCTGCTGTCTCGACAGCGACGTGCTCGTGACTATCAAGCGCTTGATGTATCAGCTCGCTTTGAATTAAGTGGTGAAGTTGAATTAGGCAGTCTAACGCATAATATTTTAGTGGGTGTGGATCACTATAATTTTGATATTGATACCGACTACAAAGTATGGCGCACAGCATGGGGTTCAGGCGATACGACTTATACCATTGACCCTAACAATCCAGACTACACTCAAGCTCAACCTGAGCCAGTACAAAAAACGCTAACGGAAGAGAATCAAAAAGGCTTAGGTCTTTATGCTCAGAACCTGATCGAACTGACTGAAAAGTCGAAAGTATTAGTGGGAGTACGTGTTGATAAATTTGAACAAGATATTCTTAACTTACGCAGTGATGAAGCGCAAAGCCAAGAGCAAACTGAATTTACGCCTCGCTTAGGTTTTATTTATAGTGCGAATGATCAAGTTGATCTTTATACGAGCTATGCCGAAGGTTTTAGGCCAAATCCGGGTCTTGATTCAAACCGCAATGCGTTCGAGCCGGAAGAAACTAAATCATTCGAAATTGGCGCAAAGTGGCAAAATATCGCAGGCCGTTTCTCGGGTAGCATAGCCCTTTTTGATGCGCAAAAAACCAATATGCTCACCGCTGAGCCAGATTCGGGTTTATCGGCAACTTTAGGCGAAGTTGAAAGCCAAGGTGTGGACTTTCAGCTAACCACTGAGCTGACAGATAAGACTGTACTTGAACTTGCTTACGCTTACACAGATGCAAAAACAGCAAATGATGTGATTAATGCCGATTGGGGCGTACCAATACCAAAAGGCTCGCGCTTAATTAATATTGCTGATCATATAGGCCATGTTTCACTAAAGCATTACACCACACTGTTAGGTAAAGCATCTTACCTTGGTGCAACTGTGAATTATGTGGGTGATCGTTTAGGCGAAACAACAGATGCAAACTTTATATTGCCATCATACACGCTCGTTAACTTGTCAGCGTCGATTGAATTTAATGACAGCGTGAGTATGAAATTCGATATCAACAATCTGTTTGATAAGGTTTATTTTGAAAATTCATACCACAAGCTTTGGACTATGCCAGGTTCTCCAATGACTTACAGCGCCGCGGTGAAGTATCAGTTCTGA
- a CDS encoding heparan-alpha-glucosaminide N-acetyltransferase domain-containing protein: MNHLQNSKTRLPSIDILRGIVILLMLVDHVRERFFLHAQVLDPMDIHVTNPDLYFTRLSAHFCAPIFVFLTGLSAWLYENPANGTKRSAQSFLLKRGLFLILIEMTLVNFSWFGDYQTLYLQVIWAIGVSMMVLALMIALPRYMIGIIGVSIVAGHNLLSPIEFAPNEIGYVVWTILHDRGYLVTDAVVNVKASYPVLPWIGVILCGYAVGPLFSGTVSALARKNILLQCGTALLAGLVIFRGLNLYGETLAWSPQATALLTVMDFLNFTKYPPSLDFILLTLGVGAFVLAFLESNSLRVMEPVRVLGSAPMFFYIMHLYVLLISSVFAQWLFGANQHYGNSQTPYFGFYHVWQIWLFAMFLSVLLYPLCKWFSAYKRKTKISWVKYF, encoded by the coding sequence ATGAATCATCTTCAAAACAGTAAAACGCGCTTGCCATCCATCGATATACTTCGTGGCATCGTGATTTTATTAATGTTGGTTGATCATGTGAGAGAGCGTTTTTTCTTACATGCTCAAGTACTTGATCCAATGGACATCCATGTAACTAATCCAGACCTATATTTTACCCGTTTAAGTGCCCATTTTTGTGCGCCCATTTTTGTCTTTTTGACAGGACTGTCAGCTTGGTTGTATGAAAACCCTGCAAACGGAACAAAGCGTTCAGCACAGTCATTTCTGCTAAAGCGTGGCTTATTTTTAATTTTGATCGAAATGACATTGGTCAATTTCTCTTGGTTTGGCGATTATCAAACCCTTTACTTGCAGGTTATCTGGGCCATTGGTGTTAGTATGATGGTATTGGCACTGATGATAGCTTTGCCTCGTTATATGATAGGCATTATAGGTGTAAGCATTGTAGCTGGCCATAACTTACTGTCACCTATAGAGTTTGCACCTAATGAAATTGGTTATGTCGTATGGACGATTCTGCATGACCGGGGCTATTTAGTAACCGATGCCGTGGTTAACGTAAAAGCTTCTTATCCTGTTTTACCTTGGATTGGTGTGATTTTATGCGGCTATGCAGTAGGACCCTTATTTTCAGGTACGGTGTCAGCGCTAGCACGCAAAAACATTTTGTTGCAATGCGGGACTGCTCTATTAGCAGGTTTAGTGATTTTTAGAGGGTTAAATCTATACGGAGAAACACTCGCTTGGTCTCCACAGGCAACAGCTCTTCTTACCGTGATGGATTTTTTAAATTTTACTAAGTACCCACCTTCGCTAGATTTTATCTTACTTACCTTGGGAGTTGGAGCATTCGTGTTAGCGTTTTTAGAGAGCAATTCGTTAAGAGTCATGGAGCCTGTTAGAGTATTAGGGTCAGCGCCGATGTTTTTCTATATTATGCATCTTTATGTGTTACTTATCTCTAGCGTGTTTGCACAATGGTTATTTGGCGCGAATCAGCACTATGGCAACAGCCAAACTCCATATTTTGGTTTTTACCATGTTTGGCAGATCTGGTTGTTCGCAATGTTTTTAAGTGTGCTCTTATACCCATTATGTAAATGGTTTTCAGCTTATAAGCGAAAAACAAAGATCAGTTGGGTTAAATATTTTTAA
- the codB gene encoding cytosine permease, translating into MTEDSNYGLKPVPESARKGGIALSLLMLGLTFFSASMWTGGTLGTGLSFDDFFIAVLVGNLLLGIYTSALGYIGASTGLSTHLLARFSFGEKGSWLPSMLLGGTQVGWFGVGVAMFAIPVHKATGFDTNVLIILAGLAMTATVYFGISALMALSVIAVPAIAMLGGYSVWLAVQEVGGVSELQTIVPADPMPMSAAIALVVGSFISAGTLTADFVRFARRPVSAVLITLIAFFLGNSLMFIFGAAGGAAMGESDIAQVLMLQGLLIPAIVVLGLNIWTTNDNALYASGLGFANITGWSSRNLAVINGLVGTLSALWLYNHFVSWLTFLSAAIPPIGGVLIADYIINKQRYHAFEQMQWQTVRWSAIVAAFVGVLVGHLLPGIVPLNAVLSAALCYSVVSRWERCIAR; encoded by the coding sequence GTGACTGAAGACAGTAACTATGGGCTTAAGCCCGTTCCAGAGTCAGCCAGAAAAGGAGGCATTGCTTTATCCCTGCTGATGCTGGGACTCACGTTTTTCTCCGCCAGTATGTGGACTGGCGGAACTCTGGGGACGGGGCTCTCATTCGATGATTTTTTTATCGCAGTACTAGTCGGTAACTTATTACTTGGCATATATACATCTGCACTGGGTTATATAGGTGCTTCAACCGGCTTGTCAACGCACTTACTGGCACGATTTTCATTTGGAGAGAAGGGGTCATGGCTGCCTTCAATGCTATTGGGCGGCACTCAGGTCGGTTGGTTTGGTGTTGGGGTAGCGATGTTTGCCATACCTGTCCATAAAGCAACAGGGTTTGATACCAATGTGCTGATTATTTTGGCTGGTCTTGCAATGACGGCAACGGTATATTTCGGCATTTCCGCATTAATGGCGTTGTCTGTCATTGCTGTGCCAGCGATTGCTATGCTCGGAGGCTACTCCGTGTGGCTTGCTGTGCAAGAAGTAGGGGGCGTTAGTGAGCTACAGACAATTGTTCCCGCAGATCCTATGCCTATGAGTGCCGCAATCGCTTTGGTAGTTGGGTCGTTTATTTCAGCTGGTACGTTAACAGCTGACTTTGTACGATTTGCCCGTCGACCTGTCAGTGCTGTGCTTATCACCCTGATTGCCTTTTTTTTGGGTAATAGTTTAATGTTCATTTTTGGTGCTGCAGGCGGCGCGGCAATGGGGGAGTCTGACATTGCGCAGGTGTTGATGCTGCAAGGTTTGCTTATCCCTGCCATTGTGGTTTTAGGCCTGAATATTTGGACGACTAACGATAATGCATTGTACGCCTCAGGACTTGGATTTGCGAATATCACCGGCTGGTCCAGTCGCAATCTGGCGGTGATCAATGGTCTGGTTGGCACACTCAGTGCACTGTGGCTCTACAATCATTTTGTCAGTTGGCTTACCTTTTTGTCTGCGGCCATTCCGCCAATTGGAGGTGTACTGATAGCAGATTATATAATCAACAAGCAGCGTTACCATGCATTTGAGCAAATGCAATGGCAAACTGTGCGTTGGAGTGCCATTGTTGCTGCCTTTGTGGGCGTGTTGGTTGGGCACCTGTTGCCTGGTATTGTCCCCTTAAATGCCGTACTATCGGCGGCGCTTTGTTATTCGGTTGTTTCTCGTTGGGAGCGCTGTATTGCGCGATAA
- a CDS encoding multidrug effflux MFS transporter — MALNGRYRKYFNIRVILPLLASIVAITPLAIDMYLPAMLVIADSLGTGMPQVQVSLSIYLAGYAIGMMVFGPLADQLGRRKLALFGLGGFAVSSFSIAFSSDVSQLWFLRAAQAFTGSAATVVVPGIIRHIYQANTAKGMSYVSMIMMVAPLIAPSVGSAILGLASWQWIFLTLASYAVVVMILAYFYLVEVPIYESDKRGLHLFLDSYATVLGKRSALPDVLSSMLVSFGFFCFLTSVSFVYLDYFGVSEQLFGVLFAFNVVALMLGNFINTRLVPKVGSRKMLYYGLLLGLLSASALLVFSLMDLSLYYIVLSIAPLMMSLGVSAANADALILLEFEKNSGTATAVIGTLRFGSGALVGPLLALLHANNTVPFSAMMFGAVAITALVQGFHFITHRHK; from the coding sequence TTGGCACTCAATGGACGATACCGAAAATATTTTAATATTCGTGTAATACTACCGCTGTTAGCAAGTATTGTGGCAATTACTCCTTTAGCAATAGATATGTACCTGCCTGCAATGTTGGTGATAGCCGACAGCCTGGGTACCGGCATGCCTCAGGTCCAGGTTTCGCTCAGTATTTATCTTGCCGGTTATGCCATTGGTATGATGGTCTTTGGCCCATTGGCAGATCAACTTGGCAGGAGAAAGTTGGCATTGTTTGGGCTGGGTGGATTTGCCGTTAGCTCATTTTCAATCGCATTTAGCAGCGATGTTTCGCAACTATGGTTCTTGCGTGCTGCGCAAGCGTTTACTGGCTCAGCGGCAACCGTGGTGGTGCCAGGGATCATACGACATATCTATCAGGCCAATACGGCAAAGGGCATGTCTTATGTATCTATGATCATGATGGTCGCCCCCCTGATTGCTCCCAGTGTAGGGTCGGCCATTTTGGGGTTGGCAAGCTGGCAGTGGATTTTTCTTACGCTGGCAAGTTATGCCGTTGTGGTCATGATCCTCGCCTACTTTTATCTTGTAGAAGTGCCTATTTATGAAAGCGACAAGCGCGGTCTTCACTTGTTCCTGGATAGTTACGCAACGGTATTGGGTAAACGCAGTGCGTTGCCTGATGTCCTGAGCTCAATGCTGGTATCTTTTGGCTTCTTTTGCTTTCTTACCTCTGTTTCATTTGTTTATCTCGATTACTTTGGCGTCTCAGAACAACTTTTTGGGGTGCTGTTTGCCTTTAATGTTGTGGCGCTGATGTTGGGTAACTTTATTAATACAAGGCTGGTGCCCAAAGTGGGCTCGCGTAAAATGTTGTATTACGGCCTGTTGCTTGGTTTGCTCAGCGCATCTGCTTTGTTAGTGTTTAGCCTGATGGATTTGTCTTTGTATTATATTGTGCTGAGTATTGCGCCGCTGATGATGAGTCTGGGGGTCAGCGCAGCTAACGCTGATGCGCTTATTTTACTGGAGTTTGAGAAAAACTCGGGTACAGCGACGGCGGTGATTGGAACGCTTAGGTTTGGTAGCGGGGCTTTAGTAGGACCTTTGCTCGCCTTACTCCACGCTAACAACACGGTTCCTTTTTCAGCAATGATGTTTGGCGCGGTTGCTATCACGGCTTTGGTTCAGGGTTTCCATTTTATTACACATCGTCACAAATAA